The sequence TGTAGTCACTTGCCCAAACAAATCCCCCTCCAGAATGAATTCACTCTGTTTTAATGTTGCTGggttcaggaaataaaaatataagatgacCAACTAAATTTGAATGTCTGATAAACACTGAAACATTTTTAGTGTACCTATGGTCTTTATATTTCATGGGATATACTCCTACTAAAAATACTAactgaggactctgagaaacaatctgagggttttagaggagagagagtggggggatgggtgagcttggtggtgggtattaaggagggcacgtattacatggtgTTGtacctaaacaatgaatcttggaatactgcatcaaaaactaatgatgtattttatggtgactaacaacacaacaaaaaaaattaaaattaaaataaaaaaataatgtatcagtGTCAGTTCATCAATTGTAACTGTTGTACCATATTAATGCAAGATGTTAGTAATAGGGAAACTGGATGGCAAGGGGCATATGAAAACTCTCCGTACTTTCCGCTCAAATTTTCTGTATACTTAAAACTTCTCTAGATCgaagtctatttattttttaaaaatactaattgaaTATCCTGTATTATATTTGGcaatccaaataaaataaaatccaaacttcaaACCAAAACAGAGATCTGATATAAAAATGTAAGACACCATAAGGCCTTGGCTAATCTTTTGGGGGAACAGAATAATGAAAcacacagtttttgttttttttacaggAAATTCAGGAATTACAAAGAtaatagagggacgcctgggtggctcagttggttaagcagctgccttcggctcaggtcatgatcccgcatcctgggatcgagtcccacatcgggctccttgctcagcagggagcctgcttctccctctgcctctgcctgccattctgtctgcctgtgctctctctctctctctctctctctctctctctgataaataaataaaatctctaaaaaaaaaaagataatagataggtttttttttggtattcaGTAAATCACTTGTCTATTGACTAAAATATATTAAGCACTAATTAGGTAGTCACTGTGCTTTCCACAATAGTTCTATTAATTCCCATGTCTATGAAGTAGGTGTGTTACTATTTCCTTAAGGAAAACTGAGgtgtgggatgcctggctggctcaactggAAGAGCATGGCTCTCTTGATTTTgtgcttgtgagttcaagctccacattgagtTTAAAGACTAGTTAAAACtcaaatattgaaagaaagaagaaggtaggtaggtaagaaggaaggaagaaaggaagggaagaaggaaggaaggaaagaagaaggaaggaagactttGGCTCAGTGAGGttcagtggcagagccaagaccACTAGCTGGTAAGTGGGGAATCTACGATGTGAACTCAGGTCCAACTCCAAGCACTGTTTTTGACCATTCCATGCCACTTCATGAATAATCTTCACCCGatctcatctaatcctcacaGTGACAACAAAGCTGTCCAGTACATTGTATggtttccattttccagatgaggaaactgaggatccAGGTTACAGCTACAGTGATAAGTTGCCAAGCCAGTACCACGAATCAGTGTCACTCAGTAGTTTGGGGGTCATAATTGTCATTACTGAACAGTCCAGACACTGTTGTAAAATTTGGGGAGGGTACAGGAttagaattctggagacaaaaatgaataaattttcacAAGTCttaaggggagatggagaggagaagggagttgagggaaattggaaggggaggtgaaccatgaaagactatggactctgaaaaacagtctgagggttttgaagggggcaggggatgggaggttggggaaaccaggtggtgggtattagagagggcagggattgcatggagcactgggtgtggtgcaaaaacaatgaatactgttatgctgaaaaaaataagttaatttaaaaaaattttttttcacaagtcTTTACTCTTAGGCAGCCACATATGCATGGTTTCAGGAGATCTGGAAAAGGCTCTACCCCTTTCCCAGTGTCAGAAGCTCCACCAATAACAGGTACATTCCTGGACATAAtgatgttctctgtctctctttctgtctcccttcctttctgctccATCCCTCTCTTGTtgttttcaaaatgcatttaGTCTGAGAGATGTAACACAGCAGGCATTGTTAGTTCTTcacataacaaaattaaaaagtacataagGACCAGGAAGAGACATGTGTAAATGGGGGTCGAATGAGTAGGGAAGGGTCATTCATTTATGGGGGGCTCTGGGAGTATCAGAAGCTAGGCTTGAATAACACCAGAAGGAATATGAGGAATCCTTTTGTTAACCCGAGGTTTATCCGGGATTTTTTTGCGCCTGGGGCTCTAAGATTCTGTGGGACATGCCCAGGCCCTCCTAAAAATCTCATACCATCAGTTTCTTGTCATCAGTGGAGCAAGAAAAAGGTGTTCACTCATGTCTGGGGTTGCCTTGGGAATGACAGTGGGCAAACCAGCCTTGCAACTATTCCAGACAAATCCCTGTGATCATCTATATGTGACCTCTCATGTAGGAGCAAGACTGGGCGAATGTCCTGCTGGGACACTGTGGAGTCCTGTAGCAGAGTGTGGGGCCACTGCAAGGGGACTGAGAGTCCTACCCTACTCTCCACGTGACCTCAGACAAACCCCTTATGCACTGTGCATCTTGGTTTCCTCATATGTGAACTGAGAGAAGTGGTGGGCCATTGTCACAGTTCTCAGCACCtggtctgtgtctctgtctcgCTTGTGCCTAATCCCCATGCCTCTTCTCATCCCACACAAGCACCTTCCCCTCCACAGTTCTACCTTCTTCTGGATGAATGTAGcactcctgcttctctctctgtcttcggAGGAGACCACTTCATCACCAATCAAGAAAGTCAAAGGTGAGTTCTGAGAAGCTGCAGCCACCCCTCCTTAGGAGGCCTTCCTGGGACTGAGGGTCAGAAAGGAGACAAAGACTTGTGTTGTATGAGGTCACTTCCTCTGTGGCTTTAGAGAACTAGCCCAACTCACTCACCCTAGAAACTTCAAATTCTTCCCTCACTGTTCACTCCAAATTATTTCCCTAGCTTTACCTGATATGTGTATTTtccaagtttaattttttaaaggtgagTCATCACTAGGCAGGAGCCCAAGGGCAGAAGTCAGTGAGGAGGTGGTTGCACAAGTGAAGGAGAGAGATGGGATGATGTCAGGAGCTGACCTGGAAATGGTGGCAAAGAGGGAAAGCCATAGGGCTTGGAGAGAAATGAGGAGGTAGAACTGACTCAAGGACATGACTGACAGGATGCTAGggtgaaagagagggaggagtgaATCTCAGGGTTCTCATGAGAATCTGGGGGTCTGTTGATGCCAAATATAAAGACAGGAGCAGAGACAAGGAGTCACTGCTAAAGCATAGGAGATTATAAGTCTGATTTATACATGTGGGCATAGAGGTCTCTTGAGATTCCCAGATATATGTTCCCATGTGGTTGGATATGTGCCTTCAGCTTGGAAGTGAGAAAAGTTCTGGAGGGAGGCATGGTAACCACAGTTAGCTTGGTGGGATGGATGCAGGAAGTGTGTGTCAGGTAATGACAACAGAAAGCTGAGATATGAACTTTAGGGAGCATCCCCAGTAGCTGTAGAGGAATGCCCAAGGTATGTGCATTCAGGGAGGAAGCCATGGAGACAAAGCTAGTAGTTGAGGAGGGCtgactgggagggaggaggattCCAAATGACAGCTGAAGAGGACAGTAGGCAAGGAATACAATGGCTAAACCAAAAAAAGGTTCACATGCTTCAGAAGCCGAAGGGAGGACTGACTAGAGTCTACACTAGTGAGGGGACATTTGTCTTTATAATCCCAAGATTTCTATGCCTTTTTACCTCTTTGGAGGTGTCCCTATTTGATTTGCTTTACACTCTCTGTGCCCAAACCTAAAACAATAATTTCTAAGCAGCGTACATCATGGTGCCCAACTGCCTGCTTTGGTGTCAGTGGAggcactttatttttccttttatgactttttaaaatttttttattttttaaatttgttttcagtgttccagaattcattgtttatacaccacacccagtgctccatgtaatacgtgccctccttaatacccatcaccaggctcacccaacctcccaccctccagcccctccaaaactctcagattgcttttcagagttcacagtctctcctggttcatctctctctccaattttccccaactcccttctcctctccatctccctatgttcCACTGGAGGCACTTTAAAGTGATGTATGATACATTggtgaattgaatttaaattttaaagagagaaaaaaaattaagtccctAGGCTTCACTTTCTAGAGATTCTGTTTTAGGCCATGGTCTGTAGTTTCTAAAAGATGCACAGGTGTTTTCAATGTACATTCAAAATTAGGAACCATAACTCTTCTTAGCCTTAGACATCCTTGGAGAGTGTATGAAGCATGTTatgaagaataagaaataaagccGGAAAGTACAAAAAGTCTCAATGGCCACTGTTCAGGACTTCTGGAGTGAATTATGGATTAGAGCTCCTAGACTCACTCCTCATTCACTCTATTTTCCCCatctgacttcatttttttttaaacctggaaaTTAGGAGGGTGATACTGATGATCAATATGGTGTTTCCAATTCTGAACCCTTATAATTCCAAGACTCAGTAGTCTCCAAAAGGATCATGCTTCTCTGGTCAGAAGTCTGGTGTGGTTTCGAAGGATTTCCTGCTCAGGTTCTCAGCAGGCAGCATCCAGGGTTGCATCGAAAAGTGAGTTCTCATCTGGGACCCAGGATTCTCACTGACACTCACTGGCTGTGGCAGAATCATTTCCTTGCACTTGTACCACTGAGGTTGCTTCCAGAGGTCACCTTCAGTCCAGGACACTAAGTTCCTTCTGTCCTCAAAGCTCCTAATAACATGTTGGGTTCCTCTCACACGTGGAATTTATCTTACCTCTTCTCTATTAGTCAGGGGGAAAACTCTTCTTTTTAAGGTCTCAACAACTTAgatgtggctcagtcagataatttctatattttaaggTCAATTAACTTGGGACTCTAATTCCATCTATGAAATCCCTCGTAGCCCACCTAAATTCAAGTGTGATTCATAACCAGAGGACAGACAACTTGGGGAGGCAACTTTAGAACTCTACTTCCCACAAGCTCAGCAATTAGTAAGctgagaaaagggggaagaaaacccATATCTGCCAAGCTcttcccatgtgccaggcactgtgatgAATGCATTGTAAGCATCATCCCCCTTAATTCTTAGAAGCAGGTTGTAAGGTAGAGATtgtaattctcattttatagatgggaaatgTTGGACTCAGgaggaaaactttttttcccccaagattactTACCTAGTCGTGTTGGAGTCAGGCTCCAAACCAGGTGTGATACACTGCTCCTCCCATTGCCCATTTCTGTTCCCTTTAAGGGTAACTGAGAAGGTATATAGTGGAACTCaggttggtctttttttttttttaagattttatttatttatttgacagagatcacaagtaggcagagaggcaggcagagagagtgtaggaagcagtctccctgctgagcagagagcctgatgtggggttccatcccaagaccctgggatcatgacccaagctgaaggcagagactttaacccactgagccacccaggtgcccccaggttggTCTTGATTTCACAAGGAGTCAGAGACCCAAGTCAGGAATCAGGACTCCTATACTCCTATTTCCATGGTATTCCTACCCCTTCTTACTAATTAATTTCCCCTATCAACTAAGACTCTGGAGGCAAAGGAATTGGGCATTAACATATTAAGTTTCAAGAGGAGAGAGGAGCTCCTAGACTTAAGGAAAGGCTCTTGGTTCCTATCTAGTTCCCTGCCATGAAATCTGAGATGCTTCCCCTTCAGTTGACCTAAGCACAGATTCCTGATTCAGATCAATCAAAATGAACTATGAGTGGTGGGAGGAAGACCCAGCTCCTAAATTTAAGCAGAGCTACTGAGGATGGAAGGTAGAAGAGACGGCTGATAGAATGTCACTATTCACCTTTGCTATGGGAGGAGAACTGAAACTCTCAAAAGATGTGAATTTGAATTTGGATGTTGCTTTCTTGTAGAGAAAGCAGGAGTGTGCTCCCGAGATAGGGTCATCTGTGAGACTTATGTTCCAGACGTCTGCACAACTGATTGGGATTGCCTAAAACAAATGAAGTGTTGTTCATTTGCCTGTGGGAAAAAGTGCATGGATCCATTCCAAGGTAATAGCCCCCAAGCTGAGGGCACAGGTATCTTTTGAGTTGTCCTACTTCCTGCTCCATCCAGAGCTTGTCGAATGATTCCCTTGGATGGTAGGACAAGAAGTCAGGGTTCATGCTTTTCTTGTTCTTGAATCAGATTCCCAACACTCAAGTACAAACAATGAGTCCAGGCATGAGGGATGTCAACTGGAAAATATTGATGACAGTCTTCTTTGATCCAACACTCAAACACTCACACACAATTAATACTTGTTGCATGCTCACTAAGTGTCAAGAGACTATTGTTGGCACGTGGTAAATATAAACCTCAGTCAGCTTTGATGCTGGGCTTGGTTTCCGACTCTTTGGCTTTCAAAGAGGTTTTCTGGTGGCTCAAAGTAAAGAGTATCTCATAATAGGaaattctgttatatatataaatgaatgggtCAGACCACAATAATGCCTTAGGCACTTTGGATATAGTCACTGAACAAATCTTGTCCTCCCAGAGCTCAGGGCCTTAGAGAACAAAGatcagttttatatttatagGAGAGCTAGGCTAGAGCTTTTATTTACAGTGGCTCTCTCTATGACTTGTATGGTCATACTAAGAACTGCATAAAAGCTGAGAGCCTGaccccttctcttttttcctacccTTTAAGTTCTTCCCTCTCTGCATCCCACCTTCAGAACCCTGCATGCTACCTCCAGAAGAAGGAGAGTGTGACATTAGTGTCTTTCGCTGGTATTTTGACTTTAACCTTCAGTCCTGTGAACCATTTATCTATGGAGGCTGCTTTGGGAATGCCAACAACTTCCTCAGCATCACAGCCTGCAAAATGGCTTGCTCACCACCTGGTAAGATTTATATCCCTGGCAATCCGAGGGATTAGTATATGCTCAGGCTTTAAGGTTAAACTGCCTTGGTTCAAGTCTACTCTATCATTCCCTGAGTGGGTGGTCATAGGTCAGTTGCCTGTTTCCCTTAGCTTCAGTATTCTTGTCTATAAAAGAGGGATAGTAATAGTATTTACCTAATAGAGTTGTTGTGTCAGAAAAATGACATAGTGCACTTATCTATTGAGTAGTACCTGAGGCCTCACCCAAGAATGAAGCATAAACAGGTCAGGTCTGGAATCACATGAAGTTGGAGTAGAGTACAGAGTAACTGAAGAATAGGATGAAGTAAAGGTGAGGGCTGTGGATTAATTCCTACTATAATGACAAGCACCAATAATATTGGGAGATAGTATCTTACAGAGGTAGGTGCCAGATAACCCAGATAAAAATCCTCCTTTTCCCATTTATTGCAATtttcttcacctctctgagtttcagttcTCTCCTCTGTAACActgaaataacagaaaaacatCTTTGAGTTTTTGGTGGATTATGTGTGATCGGGACACAAGGATTTGACATAGGGGTTGTTAAGTAGTTGGGCTTGCTTAATGGTAGCACCTTAGGTGGTGACCATTGATGTTCAAATGCAGCACTGTGTGACTTACAAGGCAGCCTTACAACTTTGATGTGAAATTCTAAGAAGCAGGCTGAATAGTGTATCATCTCTTCCATTATACAGACAGGAAACAGAATCAAATAGATAGAGTTAGTTACTCAAGGATTCACAGTGGGTCAGGACTAGAACTGGAATTTTAATTCTGTAATTCCAGTGAGCCTGAATGGCAAAGACATTATTGTGGTCTGACCCACTGTGGAAGGCTTTAAGAAATCATGGCACTATGCATTAGACCTTGGCTCACTCTCAGAAGCAGTAGGAAGAAGAAACCAGGGAAATGAACTTGGGTGGGATTGGGGGAAATTTATGTTTGGGTTAAGAAagaacctaggggtgcctgggtggctcagtaggttaagcctctgcttttggcttgggtcatgatctcggggtcctgggattgagtcccacatcgggctctctgctgggtggggagcctgcttcttcctctctctctctctctctgcctgcctctctacctacttgtgatctctttctgtcaaataaataaataaataatcttaaaagaaaaaaga comes from Neovison vison isolate M4711 chromosome 8, ASM_NN_V1, whole genome shotgun sequence and encodes:
- the WFDC8 gene encoding WAP four-disulfide core domain protein 8, which codes for MPLLIPHKHLPLHSSTFFWMNVALLLLSLSSEETTSSPIKKVKEKAGVCSRDRVICETYVPDVCTTDWDCLKQMKCCSFACGKKCMDPFQEPCMLPPEEGECDISVFRWYFDFNLQSCEPFIYGGCFGNANNFLSITACKMACSPPAKNGQCPLFPFKDRMECPASCKSDFDCPKTTKCCESMCGFVCTKAWTVKPGFCPHKPIVCSKIDRPKCLQDYDCPVSQKCCSHCGLKCLEPQE